The Nematostella vectensis chromosome 11, jaNemVect1.1, whole genome shotgun sequence nucleotide sequence atttgcgTGACCTTCATTCCCCACTCGGCCGacctcttggaggcctgggtctaagggcttttcaagatcagtgggaaaaagatttgaccaagcgatcaagTTTTTCTAACAAATTTCGGCCGCGAGTCTAAAATTGACAgaaatcagcatttttcaccatgttttctggagatccaGGAGCGGGAAACCTTTAGcttttctaaatatgggcatcaatcaACTATATGTGAATTTGTTTGATATGAAGTccgtggataaatcatttattAAAGAGGAGGTTTCCCTGTATAATAAAACCATAGCTAGCTATCAAACAACAGCTTATACGCCACATATCTCGAAATGGttaaatgtttgttttatttgtttcttcCCAGAATTTATCCAAGAAATTCGAAATTACCACGCATCTTTTCCGTCAGACGCTGACTTCGATGGAACGCGGGCGGCCATGTTACGATTGCAAAAGGTGTACAATATTAGTTCCCAGTCCATCTCATCTGGAGTGATTCCCGGACAGCGCAATGCGCATGCTCGACTCAGCGGCATTGACAGCTACCAGATCGGACGCAAAGCTTACGAGGATGGCAACATCATTCAAGCAAAGGCGTGGATGGAAAACACGCTAAGAATGATGGGTACCAGTGAGTCTTTGCAAAATCTCACAGGCCACGTGGTTGTTTCCAGAAACGATGTATTGAATCACTTAGCCTTCCTTGAATACAAGGTATTAAAAGAGTCTCACACAGCTCACTCAGGCATCAATTAAATCGATAAAAATGTAGCTTCCGTTTGTATAGTTAACAATGAGACCCCGAAAAACAAGGCTAAGTTTTAAAAGCCCGCTCCAAAAAGAACCCCTTTAGAGTGCACATCAGAAAAAGCTCCACATGTTTACAGTAAAATTCAATAACAGTGTTTAGTTGTCCCAGTGTTGCCATATTTAAGAGCCCTtgccactcctttgttattatatttaaatatttatttatttattggaaGACAAATTATGTGAAGAAATCTCAAAGTAACCagctaaaataaaaatcttatGGTTTGCTCACTAAATGGCTAAATTAAATGACAAAATCTTATAATCTTATAAAAAatcatatattttatatatggcggctgacagaatTTCTTTACGTTGTGATTTTATACTGTATTACGATACATTACGACACCGTTTTCTAAATTGTAGATTGGCGACTTGGCGAGATCGCTTAGGTTCTACCGCGAGATGCTGGTTAACGGTGAGTTGGGATGTTCACAGTAAAAGCTGTCGGGTCAGGGATCACCCAGGAAAAGGACCCGAGAGAACCATAATAGTGTACTTAAAAATACCCTTTTTAGggttgaggggaggggggaaggatggctttagaagaaaaagaaacaaaagggAGACTTAAACCGTACCTTTTTAGGCTTTCCCCATATGGAAACTTTTAATAATTTCGTATGTTGATAATCTACATCGTATATGCAATGTATATTGTGATAaactttcattttatttttctagatCCTAACGACACGGAACTCCAATCCAACATCCGGAAATTAAAACATCTTATTGCTAAGCAACCTCACCTTAACGTGACCTCACCACCCAATACAGCCAATAGGATCGAAGATGACGGTGACGACGAGTTGTCACGTGAAGAAATGGCCGAATATACCAGACTTTGTCGGCCAAACAGCCAGACCAGGCTACCTAGTTCAAACAAGCAACTCACCTGTAGTTACCTGAATAAGCATCCGGGACTTAAACTCAAGCCTGTTGCTATGGAGATTGTGAGTGTTAATCCGCAGATCACGCTGTTCCACAATGTCCTGAGCGAGATGGAGATTGAGCAGATGCTGAAACTGGCAAGGCCTCGGGTGAGACTCAGACTAATGGCGaatctttaaaaataactCATTTTCGCCACAACCCTACTGTGTCATGTCAGCATatgaagaaaccgttgtcgttttgggggtctggtaccgaggaatcttagtttcttttcataGACTGAAAAGGCCTATTCAGTttcttttgctccgacgaagggctaacgctcgaaacgtcagcgcaaccactTTGTTtcagaggcgtttaacataccttttcaaccttgtgttcattcataccttgtctacaccacgcctacgcagaccatctagctTTTCTACAGCTTAcatgtagtctttctagttatatcatttaaccttaaaaatgacaagaattatgcttgttttccaaataaggaatatattagtaccattatatggaagtgaccgtgTTTGATAAAAACGGCAATTTTTGgtaaaaacgacaatttttggtaaaaacgacaattttttcttgatatgggGATTACcgtcctcccccccccccccccccccccgcccctccTCAGTATTTTCAAAAAGCAtatggaaatgaccagaatatatatatatatatattcttaaTGCTTTTGTATTgtgtcccctccccccccccccccctccaatatttcgaggcctgctacggcaggGAAATCTAGGTTATGAAAAGTATCCGCTCCTGTCGTGTCATGGCAGTAGATAGACTTTATTTAAGACACGCTTGCCCCGTCAACAACAGCTGATTTCCACAAGGGGcgtgtggaaaaaaaaatatatatatatctataatAATTAGAAATATAACTATAAGTAAAagtatttaaataaataacgaaagaaaaaaaaaacttgatctATGTGGATATATAATACTATAAATACGCTAAACTAATTATTTGTTTAGATAAAAGTGTGAGCCTCTAATTCTCTGACAAATGATGATAAACTTGTACAATCTCGACTAGCCTCTGGGAGGGAATTCCATAATTTAGCTCCATCATAGCTGAAACTTTTTTTCATGAATTCAGTTTTTGGGAGTGGCAGCTGTAGCGAGGTGGAGGAGCCTCTGAGATTGtaatttgtaatatttttctttaagctGAAAAGGTCCGTGAGACAGTTTGGAGCCATATCATGCAAAACTTTAaacatttgtttggcttttgtCTTTGCTCGCTGGGTCTCTAAATTTTGCCAGCCCAATTCAGCTAGAGGGTCTGTGGCAGGGGTGTCATTTGACCTGTTTGTGATCACCCTTGCCGCcctattttgcaatttttgaaGACGGATTATGTTACATTGCCCAAGAGTATCCCACACCTCGCTACAGTAGTTAAGGTGTGGTTGGATGATTGCATTATAAATAGAGACTAATGTATTTTGATTTGCAAATTCAGAAATTCGTTTCATGGCTCCTATACCAGAACTGACTTTTTTAGCAAGAGAATCAATGTGCTGATCCCAATTTAGGTGTTCGTCAATTTCCACACCAAGAACCCTACTTTGCTGAACTTGTTTTAGTTCCTTGTTATCAATAGAAATAGAAGGTTTGCAAGGAAGGGTTCTTAGCTTGTGGTGGGATCCTATTAATAAGAATTCTGTTTTTGCTACATTGAGAAAAACATTGAGAAAAAGGCAAAAGGTAAAGAGAAGAGAAATACGGTGCGTATTGTTTAACCGCCCAGATGGGCGAAAAAATTAAGTTTCTAGGCCGACGGGCGAGGACTGGATGacttgtgtgaaaagacctgGTGAAATTAAGATACAAATGCACGTGGAGAATCCCTCGGGGTTAACCTTTTAACGTCCCGtgatattttcaataatttaTTTAGTTTCTGCTGGAACGGATTGAGACATGGAGAGTAACCTTCTGTTTCTAGGCTCTGAATTTGACTTGTCAAACGTATGCGGACTTACTAGAAGCCTGTGTCCCTCAGTTCAAAGATGGAACATTCATGATAGATATACGTAATAGGATTTTAAATATATAAAGCGCTTAGAAAATGGTTTATACTGTATAAGCGGTTTATAATGgctacattaaaaaaaagctaGAAATGCTGCGTGGCCAAAAAAGtattatcttattttttttttttcagcttcgGCGTGCACGCGTAAATAATCTTGAGACGGGAGAAATTGAGGATGTTGATTACAGGATCAGTCAAATGTAGGTAACAAACTATAACCTTGAATCAGATGTGGCGTCAACTTCTCCACGTAAACATGCACGTGTAACTAGGGTAGTCCACGCCAAGTTATTTGATTCAAGGATGCCCATCCcggaggaagggggagggggttcttCCCATGTCGAGCTGATAGGGATATGTCAGAATCGGGCCTCAGGTACTTTTTAGGGGATATCCGACAAAAAAATTTAGGCTTTTCACTTAGAactggtattttttagggcttctggggtatttttaggggggtattttttagggcttctggggtattttttagggcttCTGGGGTAATTTTTAGGGCTTCtggggtattttttagggcttCTGGGGTattagggtagcaatttttagagtgcaggtatttttagggcttttttattgaatttctTGGCGAGCATTCCTAGATGATTTAACTTTTATTACATAACTTTTGTTACATAGGTTGTTTCAACTAGTAAATTTATATTTCCCTTCCCTTATTATATTTCCTTATTTCCTTTCCTTATACACAACAAAGAAAAATGTGCTTTGCAACAGCCTTTTGTACCTTTTTTGGCGGGTTTAAGAGAAGACGAAAAAGCTGTTTCTTGTTGTGGAATCTAATTTTGTCTTTTGCCAGAACATCAAGCATTTCTTTCCTAAGGCTATCAAAAATTTGACACCTCAGTATGAAGTGCCACTCATCTTCTGTTTCGTTGAGGTCGCATTGCCGGCAGAGTCTTTCCTCCGGGCTGCGGTATGGTCTGGAATACCGTCCAGCCTCTATTTCTAACTTATGACAACTTATCCTATTATttttaccctgaagaaccCCCATCCCACCCTCCCCGGGGTGCCCAAATTGCACATGATCAGTGCCACTAATGTGGTGTTGTGACGTGACCTACATACTAATGCCCCTTCCCATCATGTACAGCGCGTGGCTATCTGACAGTGATGGAGACATTGTAAGGCGCATCAACAGACGAGTGGGTTTCATAACCGGGCTGAATACAAACACTGGGGAATGTTTGCaggtaaaaacaaaacggCCACAAACTAAACGGTAGACTTGGCTCATCACAGACAGACAAGCAAGGAAGATAGTACGTAGGAAGGCAAGCAGGCAGGcaggaaaacaaaaaaataaagcaggCAAGGAATTATgcaacaaacaaacagacaGGCAAGCCAGATAGTAACGTAGGCAGGCAGGCAAGCAGGCAGGAAAACAAACAAGTAACTATGGAAACAAACAGGCAGGCAGGCTAACAAACAAATAAGAAGCAAAACGCATGAGTATATGTTCATGACATTTCGTCTCAGGTGAACAACTATGGAGTTGGTGGCCACTACGAACCGCATTTCGACCACTCTTTGGTAAGACATCAAGTCTCGAGCAGTTCGTCTTGTTCCGCTAGCAATTGTATCACGCCTTAGCTACGTCATCACCTAGTGTTTATCTTCAACAGGACATGGAGAACTCACCAATCGCAAGCTTAGGACAAGGAAATCGCATCGCCACTTTTATGTTTTATGTAAGTCTCAAATGCAAATGGGCCATTCAAGCTATAAGCATGAGCTCACTTGacatggaaacctacctcaactaccgtcaCGCCCCGCGCGCTTTGTTTGGTACAAGCTCATAAAAACGCGCGCtccattctggtagttgagctAGGTTCTATTGTAATGCGCGCGCAACTTGTAGCCATAATGGCCTATTCACGGATAACACTTTCAGAGTTAAATGCCGCTATCCCAAGAACGGGTGatcgttaaaaagaaaaaaagccagcttttttttgtcttgtacAGCAAAACTATCCGCCTCCACAGGCCTCCGTCGTTCAAACGAAAGAAAACGGATTAAATCACTCTCTCGGGGTTACTGTGGAGCGAGTCCCAGAGAACCCGAACTATATGAAACCCAATACCCACTCAAAGCGTATTTTCGCTCAGAACctattttttgcatagagTGCTTGCGAAAAAGGCTACAAAAAAACGGTCCGACAACCCTTTGCGCAGAAACTTCGAATAGACCGACAAATGCTATTTCATATCGTGTTTGTTTTTAGCTGTCCGAGGTCGAGGCTGGAGGGTCTACCGTGTTCATCAAGACTGGGGTCAAAACAAATCCTTTCAAGGTACAAGCAAGAAACTGTAGTCAGCTGTAGTTACCTTTTGCGCATGCTCGGAGACCTAGCGGCCTTTGCGGGCGCTTCCATAGGTCTCAACCTTAAAAAAGCGTGCTTTGCGCGGCCGAACGAAAAAGGCCCTTTAGTTTTCGTTCTTAGGAGAGCCATAGAATGACAGTCAGCGCAAAGGTTCCTTTAGAAATATCATTTCTCAAAACCTTCACGATAGACTTTACATTTTCACAGTCATGTTCAATGTTGGTGCCGGGAAGTTCTGGAAATGAGAttaaaccacagggagcccgggCACCGATTTGTCTTtggtg carries:
- the LOC5507700 gene encoding prolyl 4-hydroxylase subunit alpha-1 isoform X3, with protein sequence MLRLQKVYNISSQSISSGVIPGQRNAHARLSGIDSYQIGRKAYEDGNIIQAKAWMENTLRMMGTSESLQNLTGHVVVSRNDVLNHLAFLEYKIGDLARSLRFYREMLVNDPNDTELQSNIRKLKHLIAKQPHLNVTSPPNTANRIEDDGDDELSREEMAEYTRLCRPNSQTRLPSSNKQLTCSYLNKHPGLKLKPVAMEIVSVNPQITLFHNVLSEMEIEQMLKLARPRLRRARVNNLETGEIEDVDYRISQIAWLSDSDGDIVRRINRRVGFITGLNTNTGECLQVNNYGVGGHYEPHFDHSLDMENSPIASLGQGNRIATFMFYLSEVEAGGSTVFIKTGVKTNPFKGGAVFWYNLKKSGEGDWDSLHAGCPVLIGNKWVANKWLHEHGNEFTRQCGLTEDED
- the LOC5507700 gene encoding prolyl 4-hydroxylase subunit alpha-1 isoform X1, translating into MANLWRFLLIALMLLSTITAEIFTSMDQLQRLSTVEKNLHETLDLYIMQERKRLEDLKGIYAAKKEELKKRERDDEVYHPLDVFRVINRVSSEWSTVEKLVRFNPHKSEFIQEIRNYHASFPSDADFDGTRAAMLRLQKVYNISSQSISSGVIPGQRNAHARLSGIDSYQIGRKAYEDGNIIQAKAWMENTLRMMGTSESLQNLTGHVVVSRNDVLNHLAFLEYKIGDLARSLRFYREMLVNDPNDTELQSNIRKLKHLIAKQPHLNVTSPPNTANRIEDDGDDELSREEMAEYTRLCRPNSQTRLPSSNKQLTCSYLNKHPGLKLKPVAMEIVSVNPQITLFHNVLSEMEIEQMLKLARPRLRRARVNNLETGEIEDVDYRISQIAWLSDSDGDIVRRINRRVGFITGLNTNTGECLQVNNYGVGGHYEPHFDHSLDMENSPIASLGQGNRIATFMFYLSEVEAGGSTVFIKTGVKTNPFKGGAVFWYNLKKSGEGDWDSLHAGCPVLIGNKWVANKWLHEHGNEFTRQCGLTEDED
- the LOC5507700 gene encoding prolyl 4-hydroxylase subunit alpha-1 isoform X2, which gives rise to MANLWRFLLIALMLLSTITAEIFTSMDQLQRLSTVEKNLHETLDLYIMQERKRLEDLKGIYAAKKEELKKRERDDEVYHPLDVFRVINRVSSEWSTVEKLVRFNPHKSEFIQEIRNYHASFPSDADFDGTRAAMLRLQKVYNISSQSISSGVIPGQRNAHARLSGIDSYQIGRKAYEDGNIIQAKAWMENTLRMMGTSESLQNLTGHVVVSRNDVLNHLAFLEYKIGDLARSLRFYREMLVNDPNDTELQSNIRKLKHLIAKQPHLNVTSPPNTANRIEDDGDDELSREEMAEYTRLCRPNSQTRLPSSNKQLTCSYLNKHPGLKLKPVAMEIVSVNPQITLFHNVLSEMEIEQMLKLARPRLRRARVNNLETGEIEDVDYRISQIAWLSDSDGDIVRRINRRVGFITGLNTNTGECLQVNNYGVGGHYEPHFDHSLDMENSPIASLGQGNRIATFMFYLSEVEAGGSTVFIKTGVKTNPFKLPTNGCTNMGTSLPDSAASLKTRTEDRMLYCTGSRRKDRML